From one Nothobranchius furzeri strain GRZ-AD chromosome 2, NfurGRZ-RIMD1, whole genome shotgun sequence genomic stretch:
- the LOC129154866 gene encoding zinc finger protein 585A-like isoform X3, with product MVGGSFLTRMRESHTGTQFAAEHGWVSPEMPISEQKLEKTGFLCQERCVKIMALVKEEAHEEQSAGEDQQEPEHLHIKEEQDDLWTSLEREQLHLKETDAARFLFTAGSIKSEDDEEKPLVSQLHQQQTEDRDVPASSSADHVTAEMTSHLATRSSGCCVSKESVIVKQHADSCREVQKKTKTLSCDHCGKEFMVKSSLNSHMRIHTGQKPFACELCGKGFNRKTDLNRHTRVHTGQKPFACELCGQRFCYKTSLNIHMSAHTGQKPFVCELCGKSFTRKTTLNSHMRIHTGQKPFACELCGQKFSHKTHLKDHMITHTGQKPFACELCGQKFNRKTTLNSHMRIHTGPKPFGCELCGQKFNRKTDLNRHTRVHTGQKPFACELCGQRFCYKTSLNSHMSAHTGQKPFVCELCGKSFTRKTTLNSHMRIHTGQKPFACEPCGQKFSHKTHLKDHMRTHTGQKPFACELCGQKFNRKTTLNSHIRIHTGPKPFACELCGQKFSHKTHLKDHMRTHTGQKPFACELCGKRFTRKTTLNSHMRIHTRQKPFACELCGQEFSHKTHLKDHMRTHTGQKPFACELCGQKFNRKTTLNRHIRIHTGQTPFSCELCGKRFTRKTTLNSHMRIHTGQKPFACGLCGQRFSHKTSLNYHMSVHTGPKPFACELCGQKISHKTHLKDHMRIHTGEKPFACELCGQRFNRQTHLSRHIRIHTGQMPFACELCGQRFRHETSLKGHMSVHTGHKPFACGHCGQRFNHKLSLNGHMSVHTGQKPFACELCGQRFNQKTTLSCHMRIHTGQKPFACELCGQRFRYKTSLNSHMSVHTGQKPFACELCGKGFNQKTDLNRHTRVHTGQKPFICELCGQGFSQKKSLNNHASVHPGQKPFGCVT from the exons TTTGCTGCAGAACACGGGTGGGTTTCACCAGAAATGCCCATTTCTGAACAAAAACTGGAGAAAACAGGCTTTTTGTGTCAAGAGAGAT GTGTTAAAATAATggcgctggttaaagaagaagctcatgaagaacagagtgctggtgaggACCAGCAGGAACCAGAACACcttcacataaaggaggaacaggacgacctctggaccagtctggagagaGAGCAGCTACATTTgaaggagactgatgctgccagatTTCTATTCACTGCtggttctataaagagtgaggatgatgaagaaaaacctctcgtctcacagcttcatcagcagcaaacagaAGACCGAGATGTTCCAgcgagcagctcagctgaccatgtGACAGCAGAAATGACAAGTCATTTAGCAACCAGGTCTTCAGGCTGTTGTGTTAGTAAGGAATCTGTTATAGTGAAGCAACATGCAGACTCATGTAGGGAAGTCCAGAAAAAGACTAAAACGTTAAGTTGTGATCACTGTGGAAAAGAATTTATGGTTAAatcaagtttaaacagtcacatgagaatccacacaggacagaagccttttgcctgtgagctgtgtggaaaaGGATTTAACCGAAAGacagatttaaacagacacacgagagtccacacaggacagaagccttttgcctgtgagctgtgtggacaaagattttgttataagacaagtttaaacattCATATGAGtgcccacacaggacagaagccttttgtctgtgagctgtgtggaaaaAGTTTTACccgaaagacaactttaaacagtcacatgagaatccacacaggacagaagccttttgcctgtgagctgtgtggtcAAAAATTTAGTCATAAGACACATTTAAAAGATCATATGATaacccacacaggacagaagccttttgcctgtgagctatgtggacaaaaatttaaccgaaagacaactttaaacagtcacatgagaatccacacaggaccgaAGCCTTTTGGctgtgagctatgtggacaaaaatttaaccgaaagacagatttaaacagacacacgagagtccacacaggacagaagccttttgcctgtgagctgtgtggacaaagattttgttataagacaagtttaaacagtcatatgagtgcccacacaggacagaagccttttgtctgtgagctgtgtggaaaaAGTTTTACccgaaagacaactttaaacagtcacatgagaatccacacaggacagaagccttttgcctgtgagccttGTGGTCAAAAATTTAGTCATAAGACACATTTAAAAGATCATATGAGaacccacacaggacagaagccttttgcctgtgagctatgtggacaaaaatttaaccgaaagacaactttaaacagtcacataagaatccacacaggaccgaagccttttgcctgtgagctgtgtggtcAAAAATTTAGTCATAAGACACATTTAAAAGATCATATGAGaacccacacaggacagaagccttttgcctgtgagctctgtggaaaaagatttacccgAAAGacgactttaaacagtcacatgagaatccacacaagacagaaaccttttgcctgtgagctctgtggacaagaaTTTAGTCATAAGACACATTTAAAAGATCATATGAGaacccacacaggacagaagccttttgcctgtgagctatgtggacaaaaatttaaccgaaagacaactttaaacagacacataagaatccacacaggacagacgcctttttcctgtgagctctgtggaaaaagatttacccgaaagacaactttaaacagtcacatgagaatccacacaggacagaagccttttgcctgtgggctctgtggacaaagatttagtcataagacaagtttaaactatcacatgagtgtccacactggacctaagccttttgcctgtgagctgtgtggacaaaaAATTAGTCATAAGACACATTTAAAagatcacatgagaatccacacaggagagaaaccttttgcctgtgagctgtgtggacaaagatttaaccgACAAACACATTTAAGCAGACACataagaatccacacaggacagatgccttttgcctgtgagctatgtggacaaagatttagacaTGAGACGAGTTTAAAaggtcacatgagtgtccacactggacataagccttttgcctgtgggcactgtggacaaagatttaatcaTAAGCTGAGTTTAAAcggtcacatgagtgtccacactggacagaaaccttttgcttgtgagctatgtggacaaagatttaaccaaaagacaactttaagttgtcacatgagaatccacacaggacagaaaccttttgcctgtgagctctgtggtcaaagatttcgttataagacaagtttaaacagtcatatgagtgtccacacaggacagaagccttttgcctgtgagctgtgtggaaaaGGCTTTAACCAAAAGACCgatttaaacagacacacgagagtccacacaggacagaagccttttatatgtgagctctgtggacaaggaTTTAGTCAAAAGAAAAGTTTAAACAATCACGCGAGTGTCCACCCTGGTCAGAAGCCTTTTGGTTGTGTAACTtga
- the LOC129154866 gene encoding zinc finger protein 585A-like isoform X1: MAALLLKLPPEKEHSSTRSCWRKVLGVMVGGSFLTRMRESHTGTQFAAEHGWVSPEMPISEQKLEKTGFLCQERCVKIMALVKEEAHEEQSAGEDQQEPEHLHIKEEQDDLWTSLEREQLHLKETDAARFLFTAGSIKSEDDEEKPLVSQLHQQQTEDRDVPASSSADHVTAEMTSHLATRSSGCCVSKESVIVKQHADSCREVQKKTKTLSCDHCGKEFMVKSSLNSHMRIHTGQKPFACELCGKGFNRKTDLNRHTRVHTGQKPFACELCGQRFCYKTSLNIHMSAHTGQKPFVCELCGKSFTRKTTLNSHMRIHTGQKPFACELCGQKFSHKTHLKDHMITHTGQKPFACELCGQKFNRKTTLNSHMRIHTGPKPFGCELCGQKFNRKTDLNRHTRVHTGQKPFACELCGQRFCYKTSLNSHMSAHTGQKPFVCELCGKSFTRKTTLNSHMRIHTGQKPFACEPCGQKFSHKTHLKDHMRTHTGQKPFACELCGQKFNRKTTLNSHIRIHTGPKPFACELCGQKFSHKTHLKDHMRTHTGQKPFACELCGKRFTRKTTLNSHMRIHTRQKPFACELCGQEFSHKTHLKDHMRTHTGQKPFACELCGQKFNRKTTLNRHIRIHTGQTPFSCELCGKRFTRKTTLNSHMRIHTGQKPFACGLCGQRFSHKTSLNYHMSVHTGPKPFACELCGQKISHKTHLKDHMRIHTGEKPFACELCGQRFNRQTHLSRHIRIHTGQMPFACELCGQRFRHETSLKGHMSVHTGHKPFACGHCGQRFNHKLSLNGHMSVHTGQKPFACELCGQRFNQKTTLSCHMRIHTGQKPFACELCGQRFRYKTSLNSHMSVHTGQKPFACELCGKGFNQKTDLNRHTRVHTGQKPFICELCGQGFSQKKSLNNHASVHPGQKPFGCVT, encoded by the exons TTTGCTGCAGAACACGGGTGGGTTTCACCAGAAATGCCCATTTCTGAACAAAAACTGGAGAAAACAGGCTTTTTGTGTCAAGAGAGAT GTGTTAAAATAATggcgctggttaaagaagaagctcatgaagaacagagtgctggtgaggACCAGCAGGAACCAGAACACcttcacataaaggaggaacaggacgacctctggaccagtctggagagaGAGCAGCTACATTTgaaggagactgatgctgccagatTTCTATTCACTGCtggttctataaagagtgaggatgatgaagaaaaacctctcgtctcacagcttcatcagcagcaaacagaAGACCGAGATGTTCCAgcgagcagctcagctgaccatgtGACAGCAGAAATGACAAGTCATTTAGCAACCAGGTCTTCAGGCTGTTGTGTTAGTAAGGAATCTGTTATAGTGAAGCAACATGCAGACTCATGTAGGGAAGTCCAGAAAAAGACTAAAACGTTAAGTTGTGATCACTGTGGAAAAGAATTTATGGTTAAatcaagtttaaacagtcacatgagaatccacacaggacagaagccttttgcctgtgagctgtgtggaaaaGGATTTAACCGAAAGacagatttaaacagacacacgagagtccacacaggacagaagccttttgcctgtgagctgtgtggacaaagattttgttataagacaagtttaaacattCATATGAGtgcccacacaggacagaagccttttgtctgtgagctgtgtggaaaaAGTTTTACccgaaagacaactttaaacagtcacatgagaatccacacaggacagaagccttttgcctgtgagctgtgtggtcAAAAATTTAGTCATAAGACACATTTAAAAGATCATATGATaacccacacaggacagaagccttttgcctgtgagctatgtggacaaaaatttaaccgaaagacaactttaaacagtcacatgagaatccacacaggaccgaAGCCTTTTGGctgtgagctatgtggacaaaaatttaaccgaaagacagatttaaacagacacacgagagtccacacaggacagaagccttttgcctgtgagctgtgtggacaaagattttgttataagacaagtttaaacagtcatatgagtgcccacacaggacagaagccttttgtctgtgagctgtgtggaaaaAGTTTTACccgaaagacaactttaaacagtcacatgagaatccacacaggacagaagccttttgcctgtgagccttGTGGTCAAAAATTTAGTCATAAGACACATTTAAAAGATCATATGAGaacccacacaggacagaagccttttgcctgtgagctatgtggacaaaaatttaaccgaaagacaactttaaacagtcacataagaatccacacaggaccgaagccttttgcctgtgagctgtgtggtcAAAAATTTAGTCATAAGACACATTTAAAAGATCATATGAGaacccacacaggacagaagccttttgcctgtgagctctgtggaaaaagatttacccgAAAGacgactttaaacagtcacatgagaatccacacaagacagaaaccttttgcctgtgagctctgtggacaagaaTTTAGTCATAAGACACATTTAAAAGATCATATGAGaacccacacaggacagaagccttttgcctgtgagctatgtggacaaaaatttaaccgaaagacaactttaaacagacacataagaatccacacaggacagacgcctttttcctgtgagctctgtggaaaaagatttacccgaaagacaactttaaacagtcacatgagaatccacacaggacagaagccttttgcctgtgggctctgtggacaaagatttagtcataagacaagtttaaactatcacatgagtgtccacactggacctaagccttttgcctgtgagctgtgtggacaaaaAATTAGTCATAAGACACATTTAAAagatcacatgagaatccacacaggagagaaaccttttgcctgtgagctgtgtggacaaagatttaaccgACAAACACATTTAAGCAGACACataagaatccacacaggacagatgccttttgcctgtgagctatgtggacaaagatttagacaTGAGACGAGTTTAAAaggtcacatgagtgtccacactggacataagccttttgcctgtgggcactgtggacaaagatttaatcaTAAGCTGAGTTTAAAcggtcacatgagtgtccacactggacagaaaccttttgcttgtgagctatgtggacaaagatttaaccaaaagacaactttaagttgtcacatgagaatccacacaggacagaaaccttttgcctgtgagctctgtggtcaaagatttcgttataagacaagtttaaacagtcatatgagtgtccacacaggacagaagccttttgcctgtgagctgtgtggaaaaGGCTTTAACCAAAAGACCgatttaaacagacacacgagagtccacacaggacagaagccttttatatgtgagctctgtggacaaggaTTTAGTCAAAAGAAAAGTTTAAACAATCACGCGAGTGTCCACCCTGGTCAGAAGCCTTTTGGTTGTGTAACTtga
- the LOC129154866 gene encoding zinc finger protein 585A-like isoform X2: MAALLLAGRWQHCSWPVDGSTAPEAASRERAQLNTELLEEGSGCHGGWKFPDPHERITHGNTGVKIMALVKEEAHEEQSAGEDQQEPEHLHIKEEQDDLWTSLEREQLHLKETDAARFLFTAGSIKSEDDEEKPLVSQLHQQQTEDRDVPASSSADHVTAEMTSHLATRSSGCCVSKESVIVKQHADSCREVQKKTKTLSCDHCGKEFMVKSSLNSHMRIHTGQKPFACELCGKGFNRKTDLNRHTRVHTGQKPFACELCGQRFCYKTSLNIHMSAHTGQKPFVCELCGKSFTRKTTLNSHMRIHTGQKPFACELCGQKFSHKTHLKDHMITHTGQKPFACELCGQKFNRKTTLNSHMRIHTGPKPFGCELCGQKFNRKTDLNRHTRVHTGQKPFACELCGQRFCYKTSLNSHMSAHTGQKPFVCELCGKSFTRKTTLNSHMRIHTGQKPFACEPCGQKFSHKTHLKDHMRTHTGQKPFACELCGQKFNRKTTLNSHIRIHTGPKPFACELCGQKFSHKTHLKDHMRTHTGQKPFACELCGKRFTRKTTLNSHMRIHTRQKPFACELCGQEFSHKTHLKDHMRTHTGQKPFACELCGQKFNRKTTLNRHIRIHTGQTPFSCELCGKRFTRKTTLNSHMRIHTGQKPFACGLCGQRFSHKTSLNYHMSVHTGPKPFACELCGQKISHKTHLKDHMRIHTGEKPFACELCGQRFNRQTHLSRHIRIHTGQMPFACELCGQRFRHETSLKGHMSVHTGHKPFACGHCGQRFNHKLSLNGHMSVHTGQKPFACELCGQRFNQKTTLSCHMRIHTGQKPFACELCGQRFRYKTSLNSHMSVHTGQKPFACELCGKGFNQKTDLNRHTRVHTGQKPFICELCGQGFSQKKSLNNHASVHPGQKPFGCVT; the protein is encoded by the coding sequence GTGTTAAAATAATggcgctggttaaagaagaagctcatgaagaacagagtgctggtgaggACCAGCAGGAACCAGAACACcttcacataaaggaggaacaggacgacctctggaccagtctggagagaGAGCAGCTACATTTgaaggagactgatgctgccagatTTCTATTCACTGCtggttctataaagagtgaggatgatgaagaaaaacctctcgtctcacagcttcatcagcagcaaacagaAGACCGAGATGTTCCAgcgagcagctcagctgaccatgtGACAGCAGAAATGACAAGTCATTTAGCAACCAGGTCTTCAGGCTGTTGTGTTAGTAAGGAATCTGTTATAGTGAAGCAACATGCAGACTCATGTAGGGAAGTCCAGAAAAAGACTAAAACGTTAAGTTGTGATCACTGTGGAAAAGAATTTATGGTTAAatcaagtttaaacagtcacatgagaatccacacaggacagaagccttttgcctgtgagctgtgtggaaaaGGATTTAACCGAAAGacagatttaaacagacacacgagagtccacacaggacagaagccttttgcctgtgagctgtgtggacaaagattttgttataagacaagtttaaacattCATATGAGtgcccacacaggacagaagccttttgtctgtgagctgtgtggaaaaAGTTTTACccgaaagacaactttaaacagtcacatgagaatccacacaggacagaagccttttgcctgtgagctgtgtggtcAAAAATTTAGTCATAAGACACATTTAAAAGATCATATGATaacccacacaggacagaagccttttgcctgtgagctatgtggacaaaaatttaaccgaaagacaactttaaacagtcacatgagaatccacacaggaccgaAGCCTTTTGGctgtgagctatgtggacaaaaatttaaccgaaagacagatttaaacagacacacgagagtccacacaggacagaagccttttgcctgtgagctgtgtggacaaagattttgttataagacaagtttaaacagtcatatgagtgcccacacaggacagaagccttttgtctgtgagctgtgtggaaaaAGTTTTACccgaaagacaactttaaacagtcacatgagaatccacacaggacagaagccttttgcctgtgagccttGTGGTCAAAAATTTAGTCATAAGACACATTTAAAAGATCATATGAGaacccacacaggacagaagccttttgcctgtgagctatgtggacaaaaatttaaccgaaagacaactttaaacagtcacataagaatccacacaggaccgaagccttttgcctgtgagctgtgtggtcAAAAATTTAGTCATAAGACACATTTAAAAGATCATATGAGaacccacacaggacagaagccttttgcctgtgagctctgtggaaaaagatttacccgAAAGacgactttaaacagtcacatgagaatccacacaagacagaaaccttttgcctgtgagctctgtggacaagaaTTTAGTCATAAGACACATTTAAAAGATCATATGAGaacccacacaggacagaagccttttgcctgtgagctatgtggacaaaaatttaaccgaaagacaactttaaacagacacataagaatccacacaggacagacgcctttttcctgtgagctctgtggaaaaagatttacccgaaagacaactttaaacagtcacatgagaatccacacaggacagaagccttttgcctgtgggctctgtggacaaagatttagtcataagacaagtttaaactatcacatgagtgtccacactggacctaagccttttgcctgtgagctgtgtggacaaaaAATTAGTCATAAGACACATTTAAAagatcacatgagaatccacacaggagagaaaccttttgcctgtgagctgtgtggacaaagatttaaccgACAAACACATTTAAGCAGACACataagaatccacacaggacagatgccttttgcctgtgagctatgtggacaaagatttagacaTGAGACGAGTTTAAAaggtcacatgagtgtccacactggacataagccttttgcctgtgggcactgtggacaaagatttaatcaTAAGCTGAGTTTAAAcggtcacatgagtgtccacactggacagaaaccttttgcttgtgagctatgtggacaaagatttaaccaaaagacaactttaagttgtcacatgagaatccacacaggacagaaaccttttgcctgtgagctctgtggtcaaagatttcgttataagacaagtttaaacagtcatatgagtgtccacacaggacagaagccttttgcctgtgagctgtgtggaaaaGGCTTTAACCAAAAGACCgatttaaacagacacacgagagtccacacaggacagaagccttttatatgtgagctctgtggacaaggaTTTAGTCAAAAGAAAAGTTTAAACAATCACGCGAGTGTCCACCCTGGTCAGAAGCCTTTTGGTTGTGTAACTtga
- the LOC129154866 gene encoding zinc finger protein 585A-like isoform X4, producing the protein MALVKEEAHEEQSAGEDQQEPEHLHIKEEQDDLWTSLEREQLHLKETDAARFLFTAGSIKSEDDEEKPLVSQLHQQQTEDRDVPASSSADHVTAEMTSHLATRSSGCCVSKESVIVKQHADSCREVQKKTKTLSCDHCGKEFMVKSSLNSHMRIHTGQKPFACELCGKGFNRKTDLNRHTRVHTGQKPFACELCGQRFCYKTSLNIHMSAHTGQKPFVCELCGKSFTRKTTLNSHMRIHTGQKPFACELCGQKFSHKTHLKDHMITHTGQKPFACELCGQKFNRKTTLNSHMRIHTGPKPFGCELCGQKFNRKTDLNRHTRVHTGQKPFACELCGQRFCYKTSLNSHMSAHTGQKPFVCELCGKSFTRKTTLNSHMRIHTGQKPFACEPCGQKFSHKTHLKDHMRTHTGQKPFACELCGQKFNRKTTLNSHIRIHTGPKPFACELCGQKFSHKTHLKDHMRTHTGQKPFACELCGKRFTRKTTLNSHMRIHTRQKPFACELCGQEFSHKTHLKDHMRTHTGQKPFACELCGQKFNRKTTLNRHIRIHTGQTPFSCELCGKRFTRKTTLNSHMRIHTGQKPFACGLCGQRFSHKTSLNYHMSVHTGPKPFACELCGQKISHKTHLKDHMRIHTGEKPFACELCGQRFNRQTHLSRHIRIHTGQMPFACELCGQRFRHETSLKGHMSVHTGHKPFACGHCGQRFNHKLSLNGHMSVHTGQKPFACELCGQRFNQKTTLSCHMRIHTGQKPFACELCGQRFRYKTSLNSHMSVHTGQKPFACELCGKGFNQKTDLNRHTRVHTGQKPFICELCGQGFSQKKSLNNHASVHPGQKPFGCVT; encoded by the coding sequence ATggcgctggttaaagaagaagctcatgaagaacagagtgctggtgaggACCAGCAGGAACCAGAACACcttcacataaaggaggaacaggacgacctctggaccagtctggagagaGAGCAGCTACATTTgaaggagactgatgctgccagatTTCTATTCACTGCtggttctataaagagtgaggatgatgaagaaaaacctctcgtctcacagcttcatcagcagcaaacagaAGACCGAGATGTTCCAgcgagcagctcagctgaccatgtGACAGCAGAAATGACAAGTCATTTAGCAACCAGGTCTTCAGGCTGTTGTGTTAGTAAGGAATCTGTTATAGTGAAGCAACATGCAGACTCATGTAGGGAAGTCCAGAAAAAGACTAAAACGTTAAGTTGTGATCACTGTGGAAAAGAATTTATGGTTAAatcaagtttaaacagtcacatgagaatccacacaggacagaagccttttgcctgtgagctgtgtggaaaaGGATTTAACCGAAAGacagatttaaacagacacacgagagtccacacaggacagaagccttttgcctgtgagctgtgtggacaaagattttgttataagacaagtttaaacattCATATGAGtgcccacacaggacagaagccttttgtctgtgagctgtgtggaaaaAGTTTTACccgaaagacaactttaaacagtcacatgagaatccacacaggacagaagccttttgcctgtgagctgtgtggtcAAAAATTTAGTCATAAGACACATTTAAAAGATCATATGATaacccacacaggacagaagccttttgcctgtgagctatgtggacaaaaatttaaccgaaagacaactttaaacagtcacatgagaatccacacaggaccgaAGCCTTTTGGctgtgagctatgtggacaaaaatttaaccgaaagacagatttaaacagacacacgagagtccacacaggacagaagccttttgcctgtgagctgtgtggacaaagattttgttataagacaagtttaaacagtcatatgagtgcccacacaggacagaagccttttgtctgtgagctgtgtggaaaaAGTTTTACccgaaagacaactttaaacagtcacatgagaatccacacaggacagaagccttttgcctgtgagccttGTGGTCAAAAATTTAGTCATAAGACACATTTAAAAGATCATATGAGaacccacacaggacagaagccttttgcctgtgagctatgtggacaaaaatttaaccgaaagacaactttaaacagtcacataagaatccacacaggaccgaagccttttgcctgtgagctgtgtggtcAAAAATTTAGTCATAAGACACATTTAAAAGATCATATGAGaacccacacaggacagaagccttttgcctgtgagctctgtggaaaaagatttacccgAAAGacgactttaaacagtcacatgagaatccacacaagacagaaaccttttgcctgtgagctctgtggacaagaaTTTAGTCATAAGACACATTTAAAAGATCATATGAGaacccacacaggacagaagccttttgcctgtgagctatgtggacaaaaatttaaccgaaagacaactttaaacagacacataagaatccacacaggacagacgcctttttcctgtgagctctgtggaaaaagatttacccgaaagacaactttaaacagtcacatgagaatccacacaggacagaagccttttgcctgtgggctctgtggacaaagatttagtcataagacaagtttaaactatcacatgagtgtccacactggacctaagccttttgcctgtgagctgtgtggacaaaaAATTAGTCATAAGACACATTTAAAagatcacatgagaatccacacaggagagaaaccttttgcctgtgagctgtgtggacaaagatttaaccgACAAACACATTTAAGCAGACACataagaatccacacaggacagatgccttttgcctgtgagctatgtggacaaagatttagacaTGAGACGAGTTTAAAaggtcacatgagtgtccacactggacataagccttttgcctgtgggcactgtggacaaagatttaatcaTAAGCTGAGTTTAAAcggtcacatgagtgtccacactggacagaaaccttttgcttgtgagctatgtggacaaagatttaaccaaaagacaactttaagttgtcacatgagaatccacacaggacagaaaccttttgcctgtgagctctgtggtcaaagatttcgttataagacaagtttaaacagtcatatgagtgtccacacaggacagaagccttttgcctgtgagctgtgtggaaaaGGCTTTAACCAAAAGACCgatttaaacagacacacgagagtccacacaggacagaagccttttatatgtgagctctgtggacaaggaTTTAGTCAAAAGAAAAGTTTAAACAATCACGCGAGTGTCCACCCTGGTCAGAAGCCTTTTGGTTGTGTAACTtga